The DNA window CCAGGTGCATCGCGCGCAGCTGCACGACGGGCGCGAAGTCGCGGTCAAAGTACAGAAGCCGGAAGTGGCCGCACAGCTGCGCTCGGACCTGGAAGTACTGCGCAGCTTCGCGCTGGCTGCCGATCACCTGACCCAGGTCGGTCGCCGCGTGCGCCTGCGTGACTGGCTCAATGAATTTGCCAAGACGCTGATGCAGGAACTGGACTACCAGGCCGAAGCAGAAAACCTGCAGCGCTTCGGCCAGCACCTGCGCCCATTCAAGCGGCTGTGGGTGCCGCAGCCGATCTGGGACTACTGCAGCCACCGCGTGCTGACCATGGAGCTGGCCCAGGGCGTGCGCGTGGACATGATTCCGGATGTGCGCCGTACCGAGGAGCCGATGGCCCCCCTCGCCGCCGCGCTGATCCGCGGCTATCTGGACCAGATCTTCGTGCACGGTGAGATCCACGCCGACCCGCACCCCGGCAATCTCCGCGTCACGCCGCAGGGGCGACTGGCGATCTTTGACCTCGGCATGGTCGCGCACATGCCGCCGCGCCTGCGCGAGCGCCTGCTGAAGGTGTTGTTCGCTGCCGTGGATGGGCGTGGCGAGGAAGTGGCCGATGAGATCATCGGCATGAGCACGCGGCTGGAAGCGTTCGATGAAGAGCGCTACCTGCGCGAGACCGGCCAGCTGATCGCACGCTATGCAGCCAACAACAGCTTCTCCGAAGGCCGCGTGGTGCTCGACCTGGTCCGCATTGCCACCGCCAGTGGCCTGCGCACGCCGCCCGAACTCAGCCTGCTCGGCAAGGCGCTGCTCAATCTGGAAACCGTGTGCCGGCTGTTGGCACCGGATCTGGACACGCGCCGCATCGTCGAGAAACAGTTGCAGCACGTGATGCGTGCGCGCCTGCGCAAGTCCTTGTCAGCTGCCAATCTCGCCAGCGAGGCCATGGAAGTGCAGCAGCTGCTGCGCGACGGCCCACGCAAGATGTCGGACATTCTGGCGCTGCTGGCCGAGAACCGCCTGCAGATGAAGGTGACCGGGCTGGAAGAATCGCGCCTGATGGAGAACCTGCAGAAGATCGCCAACCGGGTCTCCGCAGGCATCGTGACAGCCGCATTGATTCTGGCGGCCGCACTGATGATGAAGGTCAACACCGGCTGGCATCTGTTCGGCTACCCGGCCATCGCGATGATGCTGATGATGATCGGCGTGGTGCTCGGGCTTGGCATCATTCTCAGCGCGTTGATCTTTGATCGGCGTGCGCGTTCAAAGGAAGAACGCGGCCATCGGTGAACGCGGATTCATGCGTTCACGCCGGTTTTACACCTGCGCGAGCGAAGCGTAGTAAGCGCTGAATAGGTCGCTTCAACAAACATTTCAGTCAGGTTCGCGCAGGCATGATCCGGTCATCAGCCTGTCATGCAGGCGTGCTTGGAAGCGAAACACCGCCTATGACCTGGATCCTGTTGCTGTCGCTGCTGCTGCTCACCGTACTGTTGCTGGCCTCGCGTCGCTGGGTGTGGTGGAAGGTGTCACTGATGTCGGTGCTGCTGCTGGCATTGAGTGCGTGGTGGCTGATCAACAAGCTGTCCGGTGATGGCCTGAATGCGGCCACCCTGTATCACCTGGGTGCCGACATGGAAGGCGCAGGCGTTGCTGACTTCAAGGGTTATATCGCCGGCTTCATCGCACTGGCCCTGGCCTCGCTGCTGCTGCCCCTGCTGCTGGTGCGCCGCCGCAAGTGGAAGGAATCGCGCCATGGCGGTGCCGTGTTCGCCGGCTTTGCGGCAATGTGGCTGGTCGCCATCGCAGTCAGCCCGCTGTATCGCGATGGCCATCGTCTGTACCAGCAGACCCGTCCGGTCGATTACACCGTCATCGCGCCGGAGTACCATGTGCCGCAGCAGCCGTTGCGCAAGCCGCGCAACATCGTCTGGATCTACGGCGAAAGC is part of the Stenotrophomonas oahuensis genome and encodes:
- a CDS encoding ABC1 kinase family protein; protein product: MNRRSQILRLLLRYRHSGVFSGMNLDARAVHEVPPEGNPEQFVTDLESLGPTFVKLGQMLSTRPDMVPVEFATALERMQEKVAPIPVERIYAIIEQELGASVSKLFARFDPAPLGCASIAQVHRAQLHDGREVAVKVQKPEVAAQLRSDLEVLRSFALAADHLTQVGRRVRLRDWLNEFAKTLMQELDYQAEAENLQRFGQHLRPFKRLWVPQPIWDYCSHRVLTMELAQGVRVDMIPDVRRTEEPMAPLAAALIRGYLDQIFVHGEIHADPHPGNLRVTPQGRLAIFDLGMVAHMPPRLRERLLKVLFAAVDGRGEEVADEIIGMSTRLEAFDEERYLRETGQLIARYAANNSFSEGRVVLDLVRIATASGLRTPPELSLLGKALLNLETVCRLLAPDLDTRRIVEKQLQHVMRARLRKSLSAANLASEAMEVQQLLRDGPRKMSDILALLAENRLQMKVTGLEESRLMENLQKIANRVSAGIVTAALILAAALMMKVNTGWHLFGYPAIAMMLMMIGVVLGLGIILSALIFDRRARSKEERGHR